The following proteins come from a genomic window of Pyxidicoccus sp. MSG2:
- a CDS encoding vWA domain-containing protein, producing the protein MFLPFFYELRRRGVKVGAQEALALAGALQAGLHDSSLDGFYHVARALLVHSETQLDTFDQAFLAHFKGVETAGLELTQELLSWLEEARERQDLSPEELALLEQLDPEEIRRMFEERLREQQERHDGGNRWVGTGGTSPFGNGGFAREGIRVGGKGGRQGAALMQAGARKYAGYRDDLVLDTRQLAVALRKLRAFARDGAPDELDVDESIAATAKNAGELEVVVRPPRRPNTRVVLAMDVGGSMDPYAAVMSRLFSAASHATHFKELRIYYFHNCVYGKLYATPQLTGGMTVPELTAQVGRHHKLVMVGDASMAPYELSIRTNADGQYKADGLEGLTWMMQLAQHFERNVWLNPEPMGTWRSGTISVLARVFPMFPLTVEGLGEAVTHLTRGRTVKGVAARR; encoded by the coding sequence ATGTTCCTGCCATTCTTCTACGAGCTGCGCAGGCGCGGGGTGAAGGTCGGCGCGCAGGAGGCGCTCGCGCTCGCGGGGGCGCTCCAGGCGGGCCTCCACGACAGCAGCCTGGACGGCTTCTACCATGTGGCACGCGCGCTCCTCGTCCACTCGGAGACGCAGCTCGACACGTTCGACCAGGCGTTCCTCGCGCACTTCAAGGGCGTGGAGACGGCGGGCCTGGAGCTGACGCAGGAGCTGCTGTCCTGGCTGGAGGAGGCTCGCGAGCGGCAGGACTTGAGCCCCGAGGAGCTGGCGCTGCTGGAGCAGCTGGACCCGGAGGAGATTCGCCGCATGTTCGAGGAGCGCCTGCGCGAGCAGCAGGAGCGCCACGACGGCGGCAACCGGTGGGTTGGCACCGGCGGCACGTCTCCCTTCGGCAATGGCGGCTTCGCTCGCGAGGGCATCCGCGTGGGCGGCAAGGGCGGCCGGCAGGGCGCGGCGCTGATGCAGGCGGGCGCACGGAAGTACGCGGGCTATCGCGATGACCTGGTGCTGGACACGCGGCAGCTCGCGGTGGCGCTGCGCAAGCTGCGGGCCTTCGCTCGCGACGGTGCTCCGGACGAGCTGGACGTGGACGAGTCCATCGCCGCCACCGCGAAGAACGCGGGCGAGCTGGAGGTGGTGGTTCGCCCGCCGCGCCGGCCCAACACGCGCGTGGTGCTGGCCATGGACGTGGGCGGCTCCATGGACCCGTACGCCGCGGTGATGAGCCGGCTGTTCAGCGCGGCGAGCCACGCGACGCACTTCAAGGAACTGCGCATCTATTACTTCCACAACTGCGTCTACGGAAAGCTCTACGCCACGCCCCAGCTCACCGGCGGCATGACGGTGCCGGAGCTGACCGCGCAGGTGGGCCGGCACCACAAGCTGGTCATGGTGGGCGACGCCTCCATGGCCCCGTACGAGCTGTCCATCCGCACCAACGCGGACGGGCAGTACAAGGCGGACGGGCTGGAAGGGCTGACGTGGATGATGCAGCTGGCCCAGCACTTCGAGCGCAACGTGTGGCTCAACCCCGAGCCGATGGGCACGTGGCGCTCGGGCACGATTTCCGTCCTGGCCCGCGTCTTCCCCATGTTCCCCCTCACCGTGGAGGGCCTGGGCGAGGCCGTGACACACCTGACGCGCGGGCGCACCGTGAAGGGCGTGGCGGCGCGGCGATAG